In Marinobacter sp. es.048, the following proteins share a genomic window:
- a CDS encoding O-succinylhomoserine sulfhydrylase — MTFRREETVWIPESDLDGMSVDTLAVRAGQIRTGQLEHSDAIFPTSSFVYGSAAQAAARFGGDEPGNIYSRFTNPTVQAFEGRIAAMEGGERAVATASGMSAILSTCMALLQGGDHVICSRGVFGTTNVLFQKYMARFGVETTFVSLTDMEEWQASVRPETRMLFIETPSNPLCEVADMAALGQLARDNDALFVVDNCFCTPVLQRPLEQGADIVIHSATKYLDGQGRCVGGVVVGPEKMMEEVYGFLRSAGPTMSPFNAWVFQKGLETLPIRMRAHCDNALELALWLEQQPAVERVFYAGLQSHPQHELAKKQQTGFGGVLSFQLKGAREEAWAFIDGTRMVSITANLGDVKTTITHPATTTHGRLSPEDKARAGITENLIRLSVGIEAVEDLKTDLGRGFQALRNASTDNV, encoded by the coding sequence ATGACCTTTCGCCGCGAAGAAACTGTCTGGATCCCGGAGTCCGATCTGGACGGGATGTCCGTGGACACCCTGGCCGTGAGGGCGGGCCAGATCCGCACCGGGCAGCTTGAGCACAGCGACGCCATATTCCCCACGTCCAGCTTCGTGTATGGCAGCGCTGCGCAGGCAGCGGCGCGATTTGGCGGCGATGAACCCGGCAACATCTATTCCCGATTTACCAATCCTACGGTGCAGGCATTTGAGGGGCGCATCGCCGCTATGGAAGGCGGAGAGCGTGCCGTTGCTACCGCCTCCGGTATGTCCGCGATCCTGAGTACCTGCATGGCGCTGCTGCAGGGCGGAGACCACGTGATCTGCTCCCGGGGTGTATTCGGCACCACCAACGTGCTGTTCCAGAAATACATGGCGCGTTTTGGCGTGGAAACCACGTTTGTCAGCCTGACGGATATGGAAGAATGGCAGGCCTCTGTCCGGCCTGAAACCCGGATGCTGTTTATTGAAACGCCGTCCAATCCTCTGTGCGAAGTGGCGGATATGGCGGCTTTGGGACAGCTCGCAAGAGACAACGATGCCCTGTTCGTGGTTGATAACTGCTTTTGCACGCCTGTGCTCCAGCGTCCGTTGGAGCAGGGCGCAGACATCGTGATCCACTCGGCCACCAAATACCTGGATGGTCAGGGCCGCTGCGTGGGCGGTGTGGTGGTCGGGCCTGAAAAGATGATGGAAGAGGTCTATGGCTTCCTGCGTTCGGCGGGTCCCACCATGAGCCCTTTCAACGCCTGGGTCTTCCAGAAGGGCCTGGAAACCTTACCAATTCGTATGCGCGCCCACTGTGACAATGCGTTAGAGTTGGCCCTGTGGCTGGAGCAACAGCCGGCGGTTGAACGTGTCTTCTATGCCGGGCTCCAGAGTCATCCGCAACATGAGTTGGCAAAAAAACAGCAAACCGGATTTGGTGGTGTGTTGTCCTTCCAGCTCAAGGGCGCGAGAGAAGAGGCCTGGGCCTTCATTGATGGCACTCGAATGGTTTCCATCACGGCAAACCTCGGTGACGTTAAAACCACGATTACACATCCGGCCACGACGACTCACGGGCGATTATCCCCGGAGGATAAGGCGCGGGCCGGAATTACGGAAAACCTGATCAGGCTTTCCGTGGGAATCGAAGCTGTTGAAGACCTGAAAACCGATCTGGGAAGAGGCTTTCAGGCGCTTCGGAACGCAAGCACCGATAACGTCTGA
- the purF gene encoding amidophosphoribosyltransferase encodes MCGIVGIVSTSNVNQSLYDALTVLQHRGQDAAGIVTFQDERFYLRKDNGLVRDVFHTRHMRRLVGNVGIGHVRYPTAGSSSSAEAQPFYVNSPYGITLAHNGNLTNADDLSTDLFRTDLRHINTNSDSEVLLNVFAHELQKLGKLDPTKDEIFSAVSAVHKRCRGAYAVIAMITGYGIVGFRDPNGIRPACYGERTDENGRKEYMIASESVALSAAGYTLVRDIAPGEAVYIETDGTLYTRQCAEDPHLFPCIFEHVYFARPDSIIDKVSVYKARLRMGETLAEKVLRETPDHDIDVVMPIPDTSRTSAMQMAHRLGVKFREGFIKNRYIGRTFIMPGQKMRKKSVRQKLNPIDLEFRGKNVMLVDDSIVRGTTCKEIVQMARDAGARKVYFASAAPPVRYPNVYGIDMPSASELIAHGRTVEQIRELIGADWLLYQDLEDLITCVSDVNDDVEGWECSVFTGNYVTGDIDEAYLSRIDGLRNDEKRSEGASVANGDNGIIDLHNDED; translated from the coding sequence ATGTGTGGCATTGTCGGCATCGTCAGTACTTCCAACGTCAATCAGTCGCTCTATGATGCGCTGACTGTACTTCAGCACCGGGGCCAGGACGCGGCGGGCATTGTTACTTTTCAGGATGAACGTTTTTACCTCCGCAAGGACAACGGGCTTGTACGGGATGTATTCCACACCCGCCACATGCGCCGCCTGGTGGGTAATGTTGGCATCGGGCATGTACGCTATCCCACTGCGGGCAGTTCCAGCTCCGCCGAAGCCCAGCCGTTCTATGTAAACAGCCCCTATGGGATTACCCTGGCGCACAACGGCAACCTGACCAATGCCGATGACCTGAGTACGGATCTGTTCCGGACTGATCTGCGCCACATCAACACTAATTCCGACTCGGAAGTGCTGTTGAACGTGTTCGCCCATGAGCTTCAGAAACTTGGCAAGCTGGATCCCACCAAGGACGAGATCTTCTCTGCCGTCAGCGCGGTTCACAAGCGCTGCCGGGGCGCCTACGCCGTTATTGCGATGATTACCGGCTACGGCATTGTCGGCTTCCGGGATCCGAATGGTATCCGCCCCGCCTGCTACGGTGAGCGCACTGACGAGAATGGCCGTAAGGAATACATGATTGCCTCCGAAAGCGTAGCCTTGAGCGCGGCTGGTTATACACTGGTGCGCGACATCGCGCCGGGTGAGGCGGTGTACATTGAAACCGACGGCACCCTCTACACCCGCCAGTGTGCGGAAGATCCGCATCTCTTCCCGTGTATTTTCGAGCATGTGTATTTTGCCCGCCCGGACTCCATTATTGACAAGGTGTCGGTCTACAAAGCTCGTCTGCGCATGGGCGAGACCCTTGCCGAGAAGGTACTCCGCGAGACGCCTGATCACGACATCGACGTGGTCATGCCGATTCCCGATACCAGTCGGACCTCAGCCATGCAGATGGCGCACCGTCTGGGCGTGAAGTTTCGGGAAGGCTTCATCAAGAATCGCTATATCGGTCGAACATTTATCATGCCCGGCCAGAAAATGCGTAAGAAGTCTGTCCGCCAGAAGCTTAACCCGATCGACCTCGAGTTTCGCGGCAAGAACGTGATGCTGGTAGATGATTCAATCGTGCGTGGAACCACCTGTAAGGAAATTGTCCAGATGGCCAGGGATGCCGGTGCACGTAAGGTCTATTTTGCGTCTGCGGCGCCCCCCGTGCGCTACCCGAACGTTTATGGGATCGACATGCCCTCGGCCAGCGAACTCATTGCCCATGGCCGCACCGTTGAACAAATCCGGGAACTGATCGGCGCCGACTGGCTACTCTATCAGGACCTGGAGGACCTGATAACCTGCGTCAGTGACGTGAACGATGACGTCGAGGGTTGGGAGTGCTCGGTCTTTACCGGCAACTACGTGACCGGTGATATCGATGAAGCTTATCTGAGCCGGATCGACGGCTTGCGCAACGACGAAAAGCGATCCGAGGGTGCCAGCGTCGCCAACGGGGACAACGGTATTATTGATTTGCATAACGACGAAGACTGA